The following DNA comes from Janthinobacterium sp. TB1-E2.
GCCCGCCGCGCTTTTGGGTCGGGCCGGCCGGCACGGTGACGCCATTGCACTGCGATTACGATGACAATATCTTCGCCCAGGTGTGGGGCCGCAAGCGCATCATTTTGTCGCCGCCGCACCACGACGCTTTTCTTTATCCTAGCGAAGCGAACGCCATCCTGTTCGGTTCGCCATTCGACCCGGAAGCGCCCGATTTCCAGCGTTTTCCCCTGGCACGCCAGGCGACGATGATCGAATGCATCGTCGAGCCGGGCGACATGCTGTACGTGCCCGCCGGCTGGTATCACCAGGTGCGTGCGCTGACGTTTTCGCTGTCCTCGAACCGCTGGGCCAGGGCCGTGCCGCTGGCCTTGCATGGGGATATGGCGCTGCGGCGTACCGAATTAATCTGATGGCACGATGGCCTTGCCGTCGGCGCGCAGGCGTTTCGGCCGCCACTCGCTGAGGATGCCCGCACAAATGATCAATATCGCGCCCACGATGGCCAGCGCCGGCAGCCGTTCGCCGGCGATACGTCCGATCACGCCAGCCCAGACAGGCTCGCCCGCATAGATCAAGGTCGCCTTGGTGGCGGAGATGCGCTTTTGCGCCCAGTTCATCACATACTGGATCAGCGCGCTGGCGCAGCCCAGGGCCAGCACGCTGAGGATGAACGTCTTGCTGATGACAGGTGGCGCTTCGCCCATGACGGGCATCAGCAGCAGGGCGATCAATGACGCCGTCGCCAGTTGCACGATGGTCACGCGCAAGATGTTCAGCTGCGGCGAGACGCGGCTGATGAGGATGATTTCCAGGGCGATGGCGATGGCGCCCACGGCCGTGATCAGCTCGCCAGTGCCGAAGGCCATGCTCAAGCCATCCGTGCCGGTAAGCAGCAGCAAGCCGACGAACGCCAGCACCACGGCTGCCCACACGGCAGGGTGGGGCCGCTGCTTGAAGACCAGCCACTGCACCAGCGGCACGATGGGCACATAAAAGGCCGTGATGAAGGCCGATTTGCTGCTGGAAATATGCATCAAGCCATAGGTTTGCAGCGCGTAGCCGCCAAAGATGCTCACGCCAATGGCCATGCCCGTCAGCAACTCCGCCTTCGTCAAGTGCCGCAACTGGCCCCGGCAAATCAGGGCGCCGATGCTGGCGGCCACGGCAAAGCGGGCGGCCACGAAGGCCAGCGGGCCGCTGACCGTCACGGCATGTTGCACGACGAGAAACGTTCCGCCCCAGATGAAGGTGATGGCGATCAGGGCCAGTTCGGGCAGGCCGAGGGCGGGCGGGGGACTTGCATGTGTTTTCATGGGACGCTATGCTATGAGCAAAATATTTCCCATCATCATAGGAGCAATATATTGCGCAGTCAAGCCGAGGCCGGTGGCGTGCTGGCACACCTGGCCACCAATCTGCGGCGCTTACGCCTTGCCGCCGGCCTCAGCCAGGAGGAACTGGGGCGCAAGTCTGGCCTGAGCCGGCGCATGGTCAACGGCGTCGAGGCGGGCAGCACCAATATCAGCCTGGCCAACCTCGACCATGTGGCGGCCGCCTTGAATGTGGCCTTTGTCGACCTCGTCCAGCCGCCGCAGCAGCCGCACGACAGCCTGCGGGTGCTGATGTGGCAAAGCGCATCGCAAGCCAGCCAGGCCGTGCTGCTGGGCGCGGCGCCCGCCAGCCGCCAGGTGGAACTGTGGTCGTGGACCCTGGCACCAGGCGAGCGCTACGATGCGCAAGCCGATCCGGCCGGCTTCAGCGAAATGCTCTACGTGCTGGAAGGGACGCTGCAGCTCGTGCTGGCGGCGGAAACCAGGCAATTGGCCACGGGTGAATTTTTTGTCTTCAGCAGCGCGCAAGCGTATGCGTACGTGAATGCGGGCGAGTCCACCTTGCGCTTTACGCGCAATGTGGTCAGCTGACAGCGCAATCAGGGCAGGCTACATCCTCCGGCAACAGTATCGGCTGTTCATGGCGGGGACGCTGTCGAGACTGCCGATGGCGTGGGGTTGAAAAAGCGTCGTTATCTAGATCTTCTGTGTCATGCGTCGATATCCTTGGCAGGGTGGCGCTTGGCATGCCCGCCCCGTTGCGCCCGGTAGATGCCCGCGTGGCCGGAAAACAGGTAGGCCACGACGCAGGCGATGGCCGCGTACACGCCGATTTCGGCGCCGAACAGTTCCATGGCCATCAGGGTCGAGGCGATCGGCGTGTTGGCCGCGCCCGCAAAGACGGCGACAAAGCCGATGGCGGCCAGCAGGGTGACGGGCTGGTGCAACAGCGGGCCCAGCGCATTGCCCAGGGTCGCGCCGATGTAGAACAGGGGCGTCACTTCGCCGCCCTTGAAACCTGTGCCCAGTGAAACAATGGTAAACGCCATCTTGCCGAGAAAATCCCAGGCGGGCAGCGGTTCCTTCAGCGCATCGACGATGGTGGGAATACCCAGGCCGATATACTTGTCCGTGCCGATCAGCCACACGGCGGCAGCGATGATCACGCCGCCGGCCAGCGGACGCAGCGGGGCGTAGGCGATCCAGCGCTTCATCAGGCCGCTCAAACCATGCGTGGCTTGCGCAAACAGTTTACCGGTCACGCCGAACAGCACGCCCGCGATCACCATGGCGCACAAGGTCCAGGCGGAGAGGGCGGGGATCAACGGCACGGCGTAATGCGTATGGTGGACTCCCCACAGCAAGCCCACCTGGTCGGCGATGACGGCGGCAGCCAGGCAGGGCAGCATGGCTTCGTAGCGCAGGCGGCCGATGGCCAGCACCTCCAGGCCGAAGATGGCGCCTGCCAGCGGCGTGCCGAAGACGGAGGCAAAGCCGGCGCTGATGCCGGCCATCAGGATGATGCGGCGGTCTTCGTTGTTCAGGCGGAACAAGCGCGTGAGCTGGTCGGCCAGCGCGCCGCCCATCTGCACGGCCGTGCCCTCGCGTCCGACGGAGGCGCCGAACAGATGCGAGATGACGGTGCCGCCCAGCACCAGCGGCGCCATGCGCAGCGGAATGATTTTTTTCGGGTCGTGGATTTCATCGATCAGGAGGTTGGCGCCGCCTTCGACGCTGCTGCCGTAGCGCAAATACAGCCAGCCGACGGCAAAGCCCGCCACGGGCAGCAGCCAGATCAGCCAGGCGTGCGCCATCCGCGTGCGCGTGGCCCAGTCGAGGGCGAACAGGAAACCGGCCGAAGCCGTGCCGGCCAGCACGGCCACGACCAAGGCCAGCAGCAGCCATTTCAACAGATGCTTTAGTAGATCGGTGAGGGCGCTAAGACGCTGCATCGTGCATCCATTCAAAACTGATGGGTGGGGGATTCCTTACAGGCCCAGTTCCGCCACCAGCACCAGGCCGATGGCGCGCTGTTCGGCCAAAATGGCGCGCAAGTGGTGGGGGCGCGTCTTGACATTCGTCATGACCACGCGCAGCACGTTGG
Coding sequences within:
- a CDS encoding voltage-gated chloride channel family protein — translated: MQRLSALTDLLKHLLKWLLLALVVAVLAGTASAGFLFALDWATRTRMAHAWLIWLLPVAGFAVGWLYLRYGSSVEGGANLLIDEIHDPKKIIPLRMAPLVLGGTVISHLFGASVGREGTAVQMGGALADQLTRLFRLNNEDRRIILMAGISAGFASVFGTPLAGAIFGLEVLAIGRLRYEAMLPCLAAAVIADQVGLLWGVHHTHYAVPLIPALSAWTLCAMVIAGVLFGVTGKLFAQATHGLSGLMKRWIAYAPLRPLAGGVIIAAAVWLIGTDKYIGLGIPTIVDALKEPLPAWDFLGKMAFTIVSLGTGFKGGEVTPLFYIGATLGNALGPLLHQPVTLLAAIGFVAVFAGAANTPIASTLMAMELFGAEIGVYAAIACVVAYLFSGHAGIYRAQRGGHAKRHPAKDIDA
- a CDS encoding DMT family transporter, translated to MKTHASPPPALGLPELALIAITFIWGGTFLVVQHAVTVSGPLAFVAARFAVAASIGALICRGQLRHLTKAELLTGMAIGVSIFGGYALQTYGLMHISSSKSAFITAFYVPIVPLVQWLVFKQRPHPAVWAAVVLAFVGLLLLTGTDGLSMAFGTGELITAVGAIAIALEIILISRVSPQLNILRVTIVQLATASLIALLLMPVMGEAPPVISKTFILSVLALGCASALIQYVMNWAQKRISATKATLIYAGEPVWAGVIGRIAGERLPALAIVGAILIICAGILSEWRPKRLRADGKAIVPSD
- a CDS encoding XRE family transcriptional regulator; the protein is MRSQAEAGGVLAHLATNLRRLRLAAGLSQEELGRKSGLSRRMVNGVEAGSTNISLANLDHVAAALNVAFVDLVQPPQQPHDSLRVLMWQSASQASQAVLLGAAPASRQVELWSWTLAPGERYDAQADPAGFSEMLYVLEGTLQLVLAAETRQLATGEFFVFSSAQAYAYVNAGESTLRFTRNVVS